A window of Bufo gargarizans isolate SCDJY-AF-19 chromosome 9, ASM1485885v1, whole genome shotgun sequence contains these coding sequences:
- the TMEM187 gene encoding LOW QUALITY PROTEIN: transmembrane protein 187 (The sequence of the model RefSeq protein was modified relative to this genomic sequence to represent the inferred CDS: deleted 1 base in 1 codon), translating to MKISKVTGQDRSLWHVLGTVTVCLVIVGTGVLDTVSTELGYSHYAEKPIPGFPGFLSMPFNSLINLGYVILGIYWLAQDEKATVMKGQNGRYLKNIFSWMAMVYGPVQWARIWTQTQWAAVLDQWFTLPIFAWAIIWCNSILNSWGSKHFLAVEFFSLSSYFLSNVHPQGFELALAVHILWAFTCGLRLQRKYGDATSRMYFVLAFVSCLGFVILKLLDHWLAQYFVFQRLTGHFWSKICDILQFHYAFCFLTYLDHCRSTKVKK from the exons ATGAAAATATCAAAGGTTACAGGACAAGACCGCTCACTGTGGCACGTGCTCGGCACTGTAACAGTGTGCCTGGTGATTGTTGGCACTGGTGTATTGGACACGGTCAGTACAGAACTTGGTTACAGTCACTACGCTGAAAAG CCTATACCAGGATTTCCTGGTTTCCTCTCCATGCCCTTTAACTCCCTCATTAACCTCGGATACGTTATACTGGGTATATACTGGCTAGCCCAAGATGAAAAGGCTACAGTAATGAAAGGCCAGAATGGACGTTATCTGAAGAACATCTTTTCCTGGATGGCAATGGTATATGGACCAGTCCAGTGGGCCAGGATATGGACTCAGACACAATGGGCTGCAGTTCTAGATCAGTGGTTTACGTTGCCTATTTTTGCTTGGGCGATTATCTGGTGCAACTCTATACTAAACAGCTGGGGCAGTAAACACTTCCTAGCGGTAGAGTTCTTCTCGCTGAGCAGTTATTTCCTGAGTAACGTCCATCCACAAGGATTTGAACTGGCCCTGGCCGTACATATCCTATGGGCTTTTACCTGTGGACTGAGACTGCAAAGAAAATACGGAGATGCAACTTCAAGGATGTACTTTGTTCTGGCTTTCGTATCGTGTCTTGGGTTTGTTATTCTGAAGCTTCTCGATCACTGGTTGGCACAGTATTTCGTTTTTCAGAGACTCACCGGACACTTCTGGTCAAAAATATGTGACATCTTGCAATTCCATTATGCTTTTTGCTTCTTAACGTACCTAGACCACTGCAGATCAACCAAGGTGAAGAAATAG